Proteins encoded in a region of the Streptomyces sp. NBC_00258 genome:
- a CDS encoding acyl-CoA dehydrogenase family protein: MDFAFDARTEELRAKLLAFMDEYVYPAEAVAHEQREQLASPWDTPAVVEELKAEARRQGLWNLFLPDSEYGAGLTNLQYAPLAEITGRSPQLAPTALNCAAPDTGNMEVLTQFGDDQQRKQWLEPLLAGEIRSAFAMTEPEVASSDATNITTLIERDGDEYVVSGRKWYISGAMNPDCKIFIVMGKTDPDGSDIRRQQSMVLVPRDTPGVEVRRAMQVYGYEDHSHGGHAEVVFHGARVPASNLIGEEGGGFAIAQARLGPGRIHHCMRLIGMAERAIELMCRRAVSRTAFGKSLAQQGVVHNWIADARVAVEQLRLLVLKTAWMMDTVGNKGAHAEIQAIKIATPRTVVDIIDKAVQLHGAGGVSQDFPLAELWAGARTLKLADGPDEVHQRSLARRELKRYV; encoded by the coding sequence ATGGACTTCGCATTCGACGCACGCACCGAGGAGCTCCGCGCCAAGCTTCTCGCCTTCATGGACGAGTACGTCTATCCGGCGGAGGCAGTCGCTCACGAGCAGCGCGAGCAGCTCGCCTCACCGTGGGACACCCCGGCCGTGGTCGAGGAGTTGAAGGCCGAGGCCCGCCGCCAGGGCCTGTGGAACCTCTTCCTTCCCGACTCCGAGTACGGGGCGGGGCTGACGAACCTCCAGTACGCTCCGCTCGCCGAAATCACGGGCCGTTCCCCGCAGTTGGCGCCGACGGCGCTGAACTGCGCGGCGCCGGACACCGGCAACATGGAGGTGCTCACCCAGTTCGGCGACGACCAGCAGCGCAAGCAGTGGCTGGAACCCCTGCTCGCCGGTGAGATCCGCTCGGCGTTCGCGATGACCGAGCCCGAGGTGGCCTCGTCCGACGCCACGAACATCACGACGCTGATCGAGAGGGACGGCGACGAGTACGTCGTGTCCGGCCGCAAGTGGTACATCTCCGGGGCGATGAACCCCGACTGCAAGATCTTCATCGTGATGGGCAAGACGGATCCGGACGGGTCGGACATCCGCCGCCAGCAGTCGATGGTGCTGGTGCCGCGGGACACGCCCGGCGTGGAGGTGCGTCGTGCGATGCAGGTCTACGGGTACGAGGACCACTCCCACGGCGGTCACGCCGAGGTGGTCTTCCACGGGGCGCGGGTTCCGGCCTCGAACCTCATCGGTGAGGAGGGCGGCGGCTTCGCCATCGCGCAGGCGCGGCTGGGGCCCGGCCGGATCCACCACTGCATGCGGCTGATCGGCATGGCCGAGCGGGCGATCGAGCTGATGTGCCGGCGGGCGGTGTCCCGTACGGCGTTCGGCAAGTCGCTGGCCCAGCAGGGGGTCGTCCACAACTGGATCGCGGACGCGCGGGTGGCGGTCGAGCAGTTGCGTCTGCTCGTCCTCAAGACGGCCTGGATGATGGACACCGTCGGCAACAAGGGTGCCCACGCCGAGATCCAGGCCATCAAGATCGCCACGCCTCGTACGGTCGTCGACATCATCGACAAGGCGGTCCAGCTGCACGGCGCGGGCGGAGTCAGCCAGGACTTCCCGCTGGCCGAGCTCTGGGCCGGCGCCCGCACCCTCAAACTCGCCGACGGCCCGGACGAGGTCCACCAGCGGTCACTGGCACGCCGGGAACTGAAGCGCTACGTCTGA
- a CDS encoding phosphotransferase family protein has translation MSSDHPPGLDLDRLRGLLDSERPGLVDGPLTGRLIEGGRSNLTYAVTDGTSKWVVRRPPLGHVLATAHDMKREHRVISALHPTAVPVPRTRLLCEDVEVLGAPFYVMDFVEGTPYRTAEQLAPLGPERTRGAVLGLVDTLVELHAVDPAEVGLADFGRPEGFLDRQLRRWGKQLDASRNRDLSGIDELHAALGRELPHSPTATVVHGDYRLDNVLIGEGDEIKAILDWEMSTLGDPLTDLGLLVMYSIPLGLPDSPVSTTARAAGHPEPAELIERYAARSGRDVSAVAWYTAFAWFKLAVILEGIHYRYTLGQTVGAGFDRIGDLVPVFIEHGLTTLQEG, from the coding sequence ATGAGTTCAGACCACCCGCCAGGTCTCGATCTCGACCGGCTGCGCGGCCTGCTCGACAGCGAGCGGCCCGGACTGGTCGACGGCCCGTTGACCGGCCGACTGATCGAGGGCGGACGGTCGAACCTCACGTACGCGGTGACGGACGGCACCTCGAAGTGGGTCGTACGCCGCCCTCCGCTGGGCCACGTCCTGGCGACCGCACACGACATGAAGCGCGAGCACCGGGTGATCAGCGCGCTGCACCCGACAGCGGTCCCCGTGCCACGCACGCGCCTGCTGTGCGAAGACGTGGAGGTATTGGGCGCACCGTTCTACGTCATGGACTTCGTGGAGGGCACGCCCTACCGGACCGCCGAGCAGCTCGCGCCGCTCGGCCCGGAGCGCACGCGCGGCGCGGTGCTCGGCCTGGTGGACACGCTGGTCGAGCTGCACGCGGTGGACCCCGCCGAGGTGGGCCTCGCCGACTTCGGCCGCCCCGAGGGCTTCCTCGACCGGCAACTGCGGCGCTGGGGCAAGCAGTTGGACGCCTCCCGCAACCGCGACCTGTCAGGCATCGACGAACTGCACGCAGCGCTGGGGCGCGAGCTGCCGCACTCCCCCACGGCCACCGTCGTGCACGGCGACTACCGCCTCGACAACGTGCTGATCGGCGAGGGCGACGAGATCAAGGCGATCCTCGACTGGGAGATGTCCACGCTGGGCGATCCGCTCACCGACCTGGGGCTGCTGGTGATGTACAGCATCCCGCTCGGCCTGCCCGACTCGCCGGTCTCCACGACGGCCAGGGCCGCCGGCCATCCGGAGCCGGCCGAGCTGATCGAGCGGTACGCCGCGCGCTCGGGGCGCGACGTGTCCGCCGTCGCCTGGTACACGGCGTTCGCGTGGTTCAAGCTCGCCGTGATCCTGGAGGGCATCCACTACCGCTACACACTCGGCCAGACCGTCGGCGCGGGCTTCGACCGCATCGGCGACCTGGTCCCCGTCTTCATCGAGCACGGCCTGACCACTCTTCAGGAAGGCTGA